The Vanessa atalanta chromosome 2, ilVanAtal1.2, whole genome shotgun sequence DNA window GAATTTATTACTGTATTATGTGTTTACTCCGTCGAACTCATCCTCAATGTCGATATATCAATACAACAATATGTAatacacagttttttttaaagtacaggacatagtataaataataataaactccaTAATAGGAAATTAACCCAATATaccaaatagtatataataaaatttagatgattaatatataacggTATCTAGCTTACCTTGCGAAAATCCCCAACCACAATACGAACATAGGTATTGCTTGACCTCCTCGTGAACTTTCATGTGACATTTCAGTACGCTTTTATTTTTGAACCTGAGGATTGATAAATAACATGTCAGTGTAACAAACCACAAGCAAAAGTATTTGTTTGTACTTTATAATCGCCAAGTATACAATTctcttcaaattaataaaaaaaattatttccattCTGTACTACATTATGtaagtcaaatattattaacattacttgcttattaatagtcaaagtACAAAACCACGAAGCCCAAGAAAAGAGAGCCTATATGACCTACTAGCAACAACATATTAAAGATAGTGCACTAAATTCTgatatgcttaatttgagtttatagtTTATCTTTTGTTTGATGAATAAGGAAACCAGCATGTCTTTACAATGTAGGAGGAGTGTATTGGAATGAGCACCAAAACTTCTCAAATGTGAGGAAGCTTTAGACTAACAGTGGGACAGCAGCAACTACCAATTCAATAAGAGAAGATTGTGACTGACTTTATTCTCACATACCTCATGGAACATTTATCACAAGCAAAGGGTCTAACGTCTGAATGTCCTCTATTGTGTATTTTCAACTGTTTATGATGTTTAAACCTCTTTCCACATGTATTACAAACAAACTTTCTCTCTTCTGAGTGTGATGTTGCATGATATGCTAGTTGATACGGCTTGGTAAATGctgaaatagtaaaaaaaaaccatatgtACACATTGCCTAAAACAATTTGATATTAGTGTagattcattttaatatctGAAAAAATTAAGATGCATAATCAGTACCATAGATGCTGGTGCTATAAGACATATTAAACATAGCTTACATTGCTCAAGCACTTACCTTATTAAAAggagcataataataataagtggtATTGTTtagctatataataaataataggctAGACTGGCCTCAATAAGAAATGATAAGGTAGTTTTGAAATAGaattgtaatacaattttacataCTTACATTTGGGACAACgatcacatatatatttgtgCCCCGAGTGTTCCTTCTCCATATGCTTGGTAAACCATTTTTGAGACACAAAAGACTTTCTGCACGCTGGACAAATAATCTTTTTCGTCTCTTCCACTTCTATAGAGTTTTCGTCTCCAATCTCTTTACTTATTTTCTGGTTGCTGTCatctttattaacaatttcatttagtggtttacaattttttgtgACTGTGTGAACATTATCACTTGATATATCTTTTATACTGCTCAAATTACAAGCAGCATTGTTAAAATTGTTAGTGTTATTGAAACTTGTTATACCAATGGATAATTTGTATTCGGGTAATGTTAATCTCAGTTTATTTGTCTCTGGTtcaatacttttaaatgtttctgGTTCAATAATAATGCTTGTCTCACTTCTAGAGGCAATGTTTTTGAGGGTAATGTTGACATTCTGAGCTtcctttataaatgtatagcaTGActctatttttataacacagTCGTAACAAAACTGCCTCGGAAGCTTTTCATTGTCTGTAATCTATTAAATTGCAATAAGGGTTAATaaatatgtgatatatataattaatgtttatctttaataaaacacatttattacTATCAAACGGAAATATtcaacatcataaaaaaatattaaaatctgattaatgaatatatgtatatgctctTAAATAATTTGGAATTTGTCATATTGGTAAATAGTGAGGAATACCTTAATATTTGtgctaaaacaaaacatttctacagtactattattaaaattatctttctcCCACGACGCCACTTCTCGCATACAACTACGGCATAGTCTCGAAATATCCATaatcgattatttattatttcaaatgtctaataaataacttatactttagtattcgtttaaaatataaaattaaataatcgatacaaattcaaatgtatACTTTGACATATTTACGACTTACTAACTTCCAATGTCATATGACATTTAACAAAATCTTTGACGTTTTGTTAATGCTTGAATGGAGATACTCAAAACATTGGAATTACTATTATTGGTGATTATATAATTTCGAATATCTAATAACATTTACAGTAGTCTCGAAGTCAATTGattgatttgaattaattaaaaataaaacaaaaaactatagtCAATGAgggcaaataatataattcacatATTAATGAAATGCGAAACTAGAGAAGGGTTCACTCATATCTAAGTCGCATATGCATATATGATATCTACACCGTAAATATACGATActacattttcaatatatttaaacaatatatatattatacgatgTAACGAAAACCTTTACcccgttttattaaaaaataatatttaaaaacttcaaagttaaattaaaaaaataattaatgtaggttaattaagtatattattttaaaactgaaaaaagTTTTGATCTTTATCAAACAATTCACAATAATTCATGTATCTATTCATCTCTCGTTAATTGGCatgtagataatattattttaggtcAAGGATAATAAAacgcaatttaataaaaatattttaattagctaCTTTTGTTGCGCGTTTTGTTTCTGCGAGGTGTGACCGTAGGGTGTCTAATCCTTCGCTCGTTAAAGGCGATGCCTCAAGCAAAATTGGTGCATTTTGTAGTTCAGTGCTGAGTCGAGCGAATTGAAGCATGAGTAACGCCTCGTTTCGCATTTGTCTGTACGCTGCGTCCATTTTACTCAACACCAGAAtgaacttgaaaaaaaataaacgttagatatatacaattaacaaatttaaaatctgtattatttatcatactgtttgtttgaaattttattttgaatataacagCGTGATTTCAAACCTTAGCATTCTTCAACTTCGGTTCAGCCAATAATGTATATAGCATAACAGCCGCTGCGGATATTTGACATAAGTTGGACGTATCCACAACAAATATTAcctgaaataaaatgaacacaCGGAAAATATCTTATACCCATCttctgaaattataaaaaacaaactagaactatgtaattaatataatattattgttagcCACTATGGAAACTTTatctaaaaatctttattttacgtTGGAACTGAAAATATTCAACATCTCtaacgtttatattatattgagtgTTTTAACTTTTTCACTCACCTTTTCGATGCCATCAAAATAATTGCTCCATAACGATGCCATTTCTCCACCAACTTCACGAATTGAAAGCACttgtttttttccatttttattgatataactgACGTCATAGATATTTGTCCCAATTGTTGGGACAGGACTATATGTGTAGTCTATACCGTCGGCGTCTTGAAGTTTCTTTAATAATGTAGTTTTTCCCGACCCTTTTGGTCCCAAGCATAaaactgatattttattttctggatCGTCCATGTCGCGAATATGTTTTAACGTTTATGTTTGGTCAATAAATCAGCGTAGCAGACTTGTAGTACATTTTTATCTACTTGCCGCTAGATGgggttatataaattatgaacttttaaactttaatattatactaaagataatttatttatgttcaaaTTTGATGGGTTTTAATAAtcatacaatttaacaaataaaagctATAATTATAGCCCCGAAGCTttcttatttaatgtaatttttttagttaactCAAGTTTACTCCATAGTGTAATGAAGTTATCAAACCTATTTTAAGTTAACGAAGTAAAGAATTGTAAATAGAATATTACTTTTGATACCTACAATATTATGTCAAGAAATGATAGGAGCAGATTTCTAAATAAATGCGTAAGAATGAATAGTGAAATTACtcaacgttaaattattttgaacctTCGTTTTCTTAGACAGCGTTTCTTAACcgaattttgatatataatatcgtttaaaaatatcggcagtagatataaaaatgtaatttattttcaggaaTAAAGGCAGCTATTAGTCAGTTTGGAGCCGTTTTAGTATAACCCTTTGGAGTTGGTTTGGTATAATGTCAAGGTCATCGTCTATGGTCTAAATTAAGTAACACGTGTGGTGAAGTGCTTCACATGATAgtgatcaatttatttaattattggtaCCAACATCAGTACAAGCAGGTCAAGATGAATGCGCCTGCGCAGTTGGCTTATCTCCATTTAAAATGGAGATATGATCGTTACAGAATTGAcggattttttaatttcttttcgaAATTATAAAAGTTGTAAAGGAAATTCTACAATTTCCAAGACAACATGTACTAAGTCGCGACACTGCTCCCATTACATACATATGATGCATATGTAATTTTCATATGCTCTTACAATATTTAGCCATGGCTTATAATATCATGATAGCCGTCACGCCGACCTCGCATTGCAAGCATCGCCGCGGCATGTGGGTGTACCGGTGTAACATTCACTCACAACACAACTGACAAGTGTCCGAAATCCAATTAGCCTTAAACTTGGTTTACGTCACACGGCATACCTAACGCCATCTTAGGTGAATAGTGATGTGCCATCTATCGCTTATTCGCTATCGCTATTAGACGATTGTCGTTATAATAaagttcattataatataattaaattaaatggtattaattcatttgtaatttatttattttaaccaattAACAAGTTAGCTTTCTAATGTAAACAAGAAAtacatataagaataattatgtaagtaatacagtagaaaaaatataaatgtcagttattaaaaataataaataagaatgctAAGTAGCCCAAGTTCAACATATATTACCCTCCGTACTAGGTGAACTATATGACGGTAGGAGCACATTTCTTGAGGTAATACTTGTACTTTAATTCAAAGAATGATAAAATTTGACAAtacttttaattcatttctTTACGATTGCAAACCTATTTTGAGTAGCTGGTATAAAAGATTTGTAACAATACTTATACTAGGTATACACTTCAGTAACATTATTCACAAATACTAAGTACTCACTGATAACAATATAAATGGCTTATATTAACCCATaaaggtttaatttaataagtaggAAGTATTTCTTTATGACCAAAATAATTCTGTCCTGTCAGGAAACAATATTGTTCATACCAATTTCgccaaggtttttttttaagaaagatAACAAATTTTTTAAAGGTTGTTCGCTCAGATTTCAATGTGAACACATTTAAGTATCattaaaatggaatatttttatttaaaattggttattaaattcgaataaaaaaggtcgattaataatatatttttttaatttgtcttgagatatttttttattttcttagttactaatatacttattaaatgaatgagataaatgtaaaaagtaaaaaacacgATGTTAACTAAGATGAtaacaatcataataaataaaaaaaaattacgtgcaTCGACGCACGCCCCTCCCTACACATTGAGGTTAGCAACTGACAGCTGTAGCCCGCGAATTTCGACTGCGTAACTAGGACACACCCTTGACCCACTGACTCACTGCCAGCTCCATTGTTTTtcaacaatcaataaataatacgcCGAGCAAAACTCTTTACGATGGCGTGTTTGCGCAATCGACTCATCGCCATTGCTGGTggactaatttttaatttgtgtagtTTGGCGTTTTTTGTGTATAAAGTAACACgtgcatatattatttaaaatattccgttACTTgagtgaaatataaattattgagacatttttacaaattaatatttaaaatatcatttatgatATCGAAGATGTGTCAGTTACATTatttctaaattgaataaaaaaaaaaacatattttttattatatttaaattctaatatagTCATTGGTCGAATGTTGTTCAGcctacttaaaatttatttgatgtattttGACCTTCGTTGTTTATTGTTAAGTGTGCGTGTAGATTGGTTAGCTGTATGGTAATTCAAAATGTTAGAAGAATacagattaaatttatattgatatttgtatgttcaaataataaaaataacagaaacaCTTACATACGTATTTTGGCCAACAATTCgttgaaattgatattataataaaaaaacgcgtAAGCATTGATATATTtggaaaaattatgtttatttttaaatttaaattaaggtaAGAATAATTTAAGGACATGAGATGGTTTTGCTTGATGAATATCGCGAGGGTTATCGCTTGGCCTCCCACTAAAACGACCGGAATCCAAACGTTAATGTTtggatacttttaaatatttaaaaaaacaatgcaaCAATGACCTTACCATTGTTTGATTATCAACAATTAAGATTCATACGttgagataaataattaaagctaGTTACATATTCGAGGCTTTTgggaaaatataaaactttttgtaactttttctATACGTGTTctgcttattaatttatttattttaaatgaccgAACAATAACTGAACTGAATGaggattaaagttttttttacaaattttaagcCAAGctcaagccgagatggcccagtggttagaaagcgtgcatcttaaccgatgatttcgggttcaaacccaggcaggcaccactgaaatttcatttgcttaatttgtgtttataattcatctcgtgctcggcggtgaaggaaaacatcgtgaggaaacctgcatgtgtctaatttcaacgaaattcagccacatgtgtattccgccaacccgcattggagcagcgtggtggaatatgctccaaaccttctcctcaaagggagaggaggcctttatcccagcagtgggacatttacgggctgcttatgttatgttatgttaaagtTTCTCACTGCTTATAGAGAAGTTTTtgattatacattttgtttatgaaGTCAACAAATACTTacctacaataaaataaaaaaatcttaaatgtaattgtacatatttaaactaaaaaattaacatatattatacattccgTTAAAGATTTAACAAAGACTAAATATAATACCCGTTATGGTTATTTATATACTGACAATTCCCAATGAATTGCTTTCGAGGCGGTGTTCATTTCGATTGTTTGCCTTGCCTTTGGCTGACAACGACTTCATTAGACCACATTATATAAACACCTTACTAAAAAGAATGCTCAA harbors:
- the LOC125072790 gene encoding zinc finger protein 771-like codes for the protein MDISRLCRSCMREVASWEKDNFNNSTVEMFCFSTNIKITDNEKLPRQFCYDCVIKIESCYTFIKEAQNVNITLKNIASRSETSIIIEPETFKSIEPETNKLRLTLPEYKLSIGITSFNNTNNFNNAACNLSSIKDISSDNVHTVTKNCKPLNEIVNKDDSNQKISKEIGDENSIEVEETKKIICPACRKSFVSQKWFTKHMEKEHSGHKYICDRCPKSFTKPYQLAYHATSHSEERKFVCNTCGKRFKHHKQLKIHNRGHSDVRPFACDKCSMRFKNKSVLKCHMKVHEEVKQYLCSYCGWGFSQAHNLEVHLRTHTGAKPHACSQCSFRSAAASSLRRHLRRHSGARPHVCAHCRKAFHDASGLTRHTRTHTGELPYKCPGCARTFADSWKRKTHLMRAHRVALHDIPRMRTDGTCAGS
- the LOC125069688 gene encoding ADP-ribosylation factor-like protein 16; the encoded protein is MDDPENKISVLCLGPKGSGKTTLLKKLQDADGIDYTYSPVPTIGTNIYDVSYINKNGKKQVLSIREVGGEMASLWSNYFDGIEKVIFVVDTSNLCQISAAAVMLYTLLAEPKLKNAKFILVLSKMDAAYRQMRNEALLMLQFARLSTELQNAPILLEASPLTSEGLDTLRSHLAETKRATKVAN